The window CCTTATTTTTTAAGTCAAAATAAAAGGATATATAATTATTGGCTTTCTTCTGCGAGGTAATAATAATAATACCTTCGTCTGTTTCAAGTTTCTGATAGTCGGTATTTTCAAAAGCAGTAAATTTCTTTTTATAGTTCACTTCTATCTGTTTTTGGATATCGTTCAAGTTTATTTTTGCCGTAGATTGAATAAAGGTAATGCCAACAACTTTTTTATTTGCATAAAAACTTTCATCTACATTTTCACTCCCTACCCATAGTGGGTTCTTATCCAATTGCAGTACAGTAGTATAATTTTCTGACTGACCTCTAAATCCTCTATAAACAAAATATTTGAACTTGTTTTTAACTTGCAAGTCTTTAACATTATCAGGCAAAGTATATGTTTGTCCATCAAAAGCAAATGATACTTTTTTCCCACTTGTAGTTGACGAATAGCAACTAAGCATAAGCGATATAAATAATATAATATTCATCTTTATAAACATATTTATTGTTTTTTCACTTGTTCTGGTATCATTAATGTCGGTGTGTTAACTATTGTATTATCTGCTCCTTGTGGCGTTGGGGGTTTAGGTAAAATAGTTCCTACATTATCCCTCAAAAAGACCGTAGTATTTTGATTATTGGATGGAACTAGAGGAATAGTTCCAGTTTCATCAGTTGGGTCTTTTAATACAACCATGTTACCAGCTTTTCTTTGTTCCTCAACCTTCTGAGCCAATTCATCTGCTGTTGCATTAGGATTTGCTGCTCCTACATCTTGTCCAACTGCATTATTATGAAGATCCATTTTCTTTTGATTTAGCTTGATTTTACTTGGATCGTCTAAAGCTTCGTGAGCTTTACCAAGCTTGTTTGCCAAATCCCTTCCAAAAGACTGTGTATTTAATGCATTAAAATAAGCGTG is drawn from Bacteroidales bacterium and contains these coding sequences:
- a CDS encoding RHS repeat-associated core domain-containing protein; this translates as HGFNGKEKDDELKGSGNSYDYGMRIYDPRLGRFLSVDPLTRKFAMLTPYQFASNNPIWMVDIDGLEGTKYDQWKKLTTEEKKVIATHFTIVKQLEKNRELAIQKTAELFTGTESEKTGFYNDEADAFRHAYFNALNTQSFGRDLANKLGKAHEALDDPSKIKLNQKKMDLHNNAVGQDVGAANPNATADELAQKVEEQRKAGNMVVLKDPTDETGTIPLVPSNNQNTTVFLRDNVGTILPKPPTPQGADNTIVNTPTLMIPEQVKKQ